In the Granulosicoccus antarcticus IMCC3135 genome, GATCCAGAGACCGAGGCATTGCTATCCAGTAATCGCAATCCGCGTATCACCATTGCGCACTTGATCTACCGCCAGAGTCGCTACGAAAGAGGTTCGCGAGATTACGAGTTCTCACGCTCCTCTATGGAAAACCACTGGGCTGCAGGTCATACCGATGCACAGAAAACACTAAACAATCCCGCCTGGAAGAGACGCCAGGCGAGCCACGACCGGGTTCAGGTCTACGATCTGAGCGCTGCATGAATCATAGGCAACAGGAGTCATTCACATGAAGGAAGAAGATGTAATCAGAAACGCGTTCGCCATGCCATTGACCAGTCCATCCTATCCGCGTGGCCCCTACCGATTCGTCAATCGAGAGTTTTTCATCATCACCTACCGCACAGATATGGACGCACTGCGCGCCGTCGTCCCCGAACCGTTGCAGCTGACAGAATCGATTGTCAAATACGAATTTATCCGCATGCCTGACAGTACCGGGTTCGGCGACTACACCGAATCCGGACAAGTCATACCGGTGGAATTTTCAGGTCGCACCGGTAGTTATGTCCACTCGATGTTTCTCAACGACGACAGCCCTATCGCAGGTGGTCGCGAGATCTGGGGCTTTCCGAAAAAACTGGCCAACCCTCGGTTAAGAAAGGTCGTCCATGACTATCTGGCCACACCTCAATAACCTCGACTCGACAATTCCTTAATCACATAACCGAACAGGAACTGAAAATGATGAATCTGACTGATAAACGATGCCTGATAACAGGCTCTGCCAGTGGTATTGGCAAGGCTATCGCTGAGCGCTTTGTGGCTGACGGAGCAAAGGTGGCTATTGCAGATATGAATCTGGATGCGGCACAGACAACAGCGACGGCTCTCAACCGGATGGGACCCGGGCAGGCGATGGCAATCGAGATGAATGTCACCGACGAGACTGCCGTCAATACGGGTGTGCAGAAGGTGGTCGACACCTGGGGCGGGGTCGATGTTCTGGTCTCCAATGCCGGCATTCAGATTGTTCACAAACTACAGGACTTCCCTTTCGACGAGTGGAAGAAACTGCTCTCGATTCATCTGGATGGCGCTTTTCTCACCTCCAAGGCGTGCCTGTCTCATATGTATGAAGCAGGCTCTGGTTCGGTAATTTTCATGGGTTCAGTTCACTCCAAAGAGGCTTCCCCTCTGAAGTCGGCCTATGTCACAGCCAAGCACGGTCTGTTGGGTTTGTGCCGGGTCATTGCCAAGGAAGGAGCCCAGCATGGTGTACGGGCCAATGTAATCTGCCCCGGCTTTGTCAAGACACCATTGGTAGAAAAACAGATCCCTGAACAGGCCAGGGATCTGGGAATTTCTGAAGAGGATGTAATCAACAAGATCATGTTGGGCAGCACGGTCGACCAGGAATTCACAACCGTTGAAGACGTTGCCGAGATTGCACACGTGTTTGCAGCCTTCCCCACCAATGCACTGACCGGGCAGTCGATGATTGTCAGCCATGGCTGGTTCATGGAATAGGATGACCGATCCAGGAGCCCCGGAACCATCAAAAGACGATAGACCCATAGTCAGACAATGAAGATTGTCAGAAACGTAAATATCGGGTCAAGCTTGTGTTAATCCCTGACCTCATAGTATCAACTGTCCACTCAGGACAGCCAACACACTATGAGGACTTGGATCATGAATCCACGTAAACAACTACTCACCCTGGCCATAGCCGGAATCCTCGGCAGTTCTACCCTTATCCTTGGCAGCAGTGCTTTTGCACAAAGCACCACGCCGGCCACTGACAAGCCCGTCGCAGAAGTCGTCACTCCTGCGCCCTCGGACGTCGCACAGAGCACCAAGGCAGCGACTGAGACAACGGCCACTGAGGCGGAAAAAATCGCCTCAAGCAATGAGGCAAAACCTTCGCTTATCAAGACGGTAGACGAGGCTTACAAAGCGCTGCAGGAGATTCGGGGTGCCCGTATGGCGATCTTCAACGGCTCACCTGAGCAGGCAGTAAAACTCACAGGCGAAGCTCGTACGGACCTGGCCGCGGCGAATGATTCAATGCAGGAAAACGCGCTTGCAACACAGAAAAAGGTTGATGACAACGAGACCTATATTCCATTCGATACAAGCATGTCGCTGGCCGAAGGTTTTGTACCCGATGAGGCCAAACAGGCGGCTCTGACCAAGGCGAACGAGCACCTGGCCAAGGGTGAAAAACAGCATGCAGTCGAAGCCTTGAAGCTGGGCAATATCGACGTTGCGGTATCAGCCGCCATGATTCCAGCGTCCAACAGCCTGAAGCATGTGGATGAGGCCGTAAAGCTACTGAACGAGAAAAAGTACTACGAGGCCAATCTTGCGCTCAAGGCGGTCGAGGACTCAGTCCTGATCGAAACCTATGACATCAACAGCATCCCGGTACAGGGTGTTGCCAAACAGGGCTAGTGATACAAGCCCACAACCTCTTTGACTTGATAGTGAAGCCCAGACGACAGGTCTGCTGTTGTCTGGGTATCCGGGGCTCCAGGCGAGTGATTCTACGGATCTCCAGATTTACACAAAAGTATATTTCGTGGCAAACCCCTGTTAATCACCCATCCGATATTGACAAGAATACCTCCATCATCAATCGAGTGTCACCCTCATGAACGCAGCCAGCACCGCCCTTCAACCGGACCATAACCGCGATACGATCGAGCATCTGCTCTCCTATATGGAAAAGTCCATTGTCGGACAACGAGATTTCGTCGAACGACTAATGATTGGACTGCTCGCCGACGGTCACCTGTTGCTCGAAGGTGCACCAGGATTGGCAAAAACCAAAGCAGTCAAAGTGCTCTCGGAGGCCATTGCCTGTGATGCCCAGCGTATCCAGTTCACACCCGACTTACTGCCAGGCGACCTGACAGGTACCGAGGTCTATCGCCCCGAGTCTGCCACTTTCGAATTCCAGCGTGGTCCCCTGTTTCACAACCTGTTGCTGGCAGACGAAATCAACCGGGCACCCGCTAAAGTGCAATCGGCACTGCTCGAAGCCATGGCGGAAAAGCAGGTAACTGTCGGCGGCAAGACCTACCCGCTGCCGCACCTGTTCATGGTCATGGCAACACAGAACCCGATCGAACAGGAAGGCACCTACCCACTGCCCGAAGCGCAACTCGACCGCTTCCTGATGCACGTGAAAATCGACTACCCGGACATGGAAGCGGAACGCCAGATACTGAGTATTGTCAGAAATGAAGCGATGGCGACACCGATCGAAAAGCCTGAGCCTGTGCCGCAGGAAGTCATTTTCCAGTGTCGCCAGCAAGCACTGGATGTACACGTATCTACCGCCCTGGAAGACTACATTCTGCAACTGATCTTTGCCACCCGCCAACCTGCCACCTATGGTGAGGATCTGCGCGAGTTGATCGCCTACGGTGCCAGCCCTCGAGGCACGATCGCGCTGGTGCGTTGCGCCCGTGTACATGCCTGGTTACGCGGTGCCGATTTCGCGACCCCTGCCGATGTGCAAGCGGTCATTCCTGATGTGCTTCGCCATCGAATTATCCTGAGCTTCGAGGCAGAAGCTGATGGTGTCACACGTGATCAGTTCATTGCAGAGTTGCTGAAGCGCGTACCCGTGAGTTGATGCATCCATCGTTTTAAAACGCCTGAGAATCCTGATACAACGAGCAGACAGCCATGAAACCAATCGCGCAACCCAATGACTACGGCGTGGTGGCAAGCGTCCACGAACTGGTACGCGCCCGCCCCGACCGGGCAGTGACCGGTTTCGCCCCCGGAGGCAAGGTCAGTACCCATCAATTCGGCACCAACCACTCGGTGTTTCGAGGACGTGGCATGGAATTCGATGAGTCTCGGCTCTATCAGCCAGGTGATGACAATCGCAGCATTGACTGGCGTGTCACAGCCAGGACGGGCAAAGTGCACACCAAGCTGTATCGTGAAGAACGCGAGCGACCCGTCTACGTACTGATCGACTGTCGCCGCATGATGCAGTTCGGTTCTCGTGTGAGATTCAAGTCTGTACTGGCGGCCCATATGGCCTCAATGCTGTGCTGGGTAGGTATTGATGATGGTGATCGTGTCGGCGGTTTTCTGCTGACACCGACCGGACTCAAAAGCTTTCCAGCCAGTCGCAGTCGTAGCAGCATGCTTGCATTCCTGCACGCCATCAGCGACGCCACCCAAATAGTTGAATCATCAGGCAACAGTACGCAAGCAGAAGAGAACTCCGAACCTTCACTTGCGCACGCTCTGGTTCGACTGCGCAAAGCCTGCCTGCCCGGCACACTCGCCTTTGTCATCACCGACTTCAGTGATTTTGATGCTGCGGCGGAAACGGAGCTCAAGCGACTCAGCGTGCGTGCGCACGTCACCAATCTGCTCGTATATGATCCACTGGACGCAAAACTGCCTACACAGGGTGACTATCGAGTCAGTGATGGCAATCAGGTGCTCTCATTGGAGCAACTGAATATCACGCAATCCGAAGCTCATGAAATGGCATTCGCAACACGCAAAGAGCGCGTTGCCCAGTTATCACGTCAACGCTCGATGGCCTTTCTGTCTGTGTCCACAGCCGACAAGCCAGAAAGCGTATTACATCCACACAGAAAGCATGCCCGCCGGGCGCATACGCTCGGAGCCTCCTCATGAGCACTCAACCACCGGTAGCTGTACCCGTTGATATCAGCGCGCAACTGGCAGCATTACACGACATTCACCTGCCCGACCCAGTAGCGATGTGGCCACCAGCCCCTGGTTGGTGGATTTTGATGCTCCTTGCAATAGTCCTCATTGCCTCCGCTGCCCTGCTTCGACATTATCGACGACACTCGATCAAGTTGGCGGCTTTGCGCGAGCTGAGCATACTGGAACAATCACTGGATGATGAAAACAATGTTCAGTCACTGGCAACCTCAGTCGGTGTACTGATTCGCCGGGTGGTTCTCAATCTGCCAGACGGTAAAAGATACGCCAATGTACATGGTCAGCAGTGGAGTGATTACCTGGCCACCGTGCCCAAAGGAATGCCGGCATCGGTTGCCACGCTACTGGCGGCGGCTCCCTATGCGCAGCCGAATACGATGCAAGCCTCTGGTG is a window encoding:
- a CDS encoding acetoacetate decarboxylase, which gives rise to MKEEDVIRNAFAMPLTSPSYPRGPYRFVNREFFIITYRTDMDALRAVVPEPLQLTESIVKYEFIRMPDSTGFGDYTESGQVIPVEFSGRTGSYVHSMFLNDDSPIAGGREIWGFPKKLANPRLRKVVHDYLATPQ
- a CDS encoding YfdX family protein; protein product: MNPRKQLLTLAIAGILGSSTLILGSSAFAQSTTPATDKPVAEVVTPAPSDVAQSTKAATETTATEAEKIASSNEAKPSLIKTVDEAYKALQEIRGARMAIFNGSPEQAVKLTGEARTDLAAANDSMQENALATQKKVDDNETYIPFDTSMSLAEGFVPDEAKQAALTKANEHLAKGEKQHAVEALKLGNIDVAVSAAMIPASNSLKHVDEAVKLLNEKKYYEANLALKAVEDSVLIETYDINSIPVQGVAKQG
- a CDS encoding DUF4381 domain-containing protein, whose translation is MSTQPPVAVPVDISAQLAALHDIHLPDPVAMWPPAPGWWILMLLAIVLIASAALLRHYRRHSIKLAALRELSILEQSLDDENNVQSLATSVGVLIRRVVLNLPDGKRYANVHGQQWSDYLATVPKGMPASVATLLAAAPYAQPNTMQASGAAGQNIIEPVPSSAIIAEARTWIRRHA
- a CDS encoding 3-hydroxybutyrate dehydrogenase translates to MMNLTDKRCLITGSASGIGKAIAERFVADGAKVAIADMNLDAAQTTATALNRMGPGQAMAIEMNVTDETAVNTGVQKVVDTWGGVDVLVSNAGIQIVHKLQDFPFDEWKKLLSIHLDGAFLTSKACLSHMYEAGSGSVIFMGSVHSKEASPLKSAYVTAKHGLLGLCRVIAKEGAQHGVRANVICPGFVKTPLVEKQIPEQARDLGISEEDVINKIMLGSTVDQEFTTVEDVAEIAHVFAAFPTNALTGQSMIVSHGWFME
- a CDS encoding DUF58 domain-containing protein, which produces MKPIAQPNDYGVVASVHELVRARPDRAVTGFAPGGKVSTHQFGTNHSVFRGRGMEFDESRLYQPGDDNRSIDWRVTARTGKVHTKLYREERERPVYVLIDCRRMMQFGSRVRFKSVLAAHMASMLCWVGIDDGDRVGGFLLTPTGLKSFPASRSRSSMLAFLHAISDATQIVESSGNSTQAEENSEPSLAHALVRLRKACLPGTLAFVITDFSDFDAAAETELKRLSVRAHVTNLLVYDPLDAKLPTQGDYRVSDGNQVLSLEQLNITQSEAHEMAFATRKERVAQLSRQRSMAFLSVSTADKPESVLHPHRKHARRAHTLGASS
- a CDS encoding AAA family ATPase translates to MNAASTALQPDHNRDTIEHLLSYMEKSIVGQRDFVERLMIGLLADGHLLLEGAPGLAKTKAVKVLSEAIACDAQRIQFTPDLLPGDLTGTEVYRPESATFEFQRGPLFHNLLLADEINRAPAKVQSALLEAMAEKQVTVGGKTYPLPHLFMVMATQNPIEQEGTYPLPEAQLDRFLMHVKIDYPDMEAERQILSIVRNEAMATPIEKPEPVPQEVIFQCRQQALDVHVSTALEDYILQLIFATRQPATYGEDLRELIAYGASPRGTIALVRCARVHAWLRGADFATPADVQAVIPDVLRHRIILSFEAEADGVTRDQFIAELLKRVPVS